A part of Silurus meridionalis isolate SWU-2019-XX chromosome 18, ASM1480568v1, whole genome shotgun sequence genomic DNA contains:
- the adm2a gene encoding protein ADM2a: MRSFLPLLSVYCISLLCLQLHALPVRNRLDLKAFLHQLRERSAVSRDAESSSDDPTNVPLDKTSLWRALLYKQTPPTSQESKSTLNPTEKNVKQGLESTPRTPRGRRSAYARGQHHQQGQLMRVGCVLGTCQVQKLSHRLYQLVGQTGREDSAPINPHSPHSYG, from the exons ATGCGCTCATTTCTCCCACTTCTCAGCGTGTATTGCATCAGCCTCCTGTGCCTCCAGCTTCACGCGCTCCCCGTGAGAAACAG GTTGGACTTGAAAGCATTCTTACATCAGCTGAGAGAAAGAAGCGCTGTTTCCCGAGATGCTGAGTCATCCTCTGATGATCCCACCAATGTCCCTTTGGACAAAACATCTTTATGGAGAGCCTTACTTTATAAACAAACACCTCCAACATCTCAGGAGTCAAAGAGCACTCTTAACCCAACTGAAAAGAACGTGAAGCAAGGACTCGAGTCAACCCCAAGAACCCCCAGAGGTCGGCGCAGTGCCTATGCCCGAGGTCAACATCACCAACAAGGCCAGCTGATGCGTGTCGGGTGCGTCCTGGGAACGTGCCAGGTACAGAAACTCAGCCATCGCCTCTACCAGCTGGTCGGCCAGACTGGACGCGAAGACTCGGCTCCTATAAACCCACACAGCCCACACAGTTATGGATGA